A genomic window from Glycine max cultivar Williams 82 chromosome 17, Glycine_max_v4.0, whole genome shotgun sequence includes:
- the LOC100785927 gene encoding UPF0496 protein At3g49070 has translation MKIKLVRRIKKLLSCSECSTSSPNHQTCVDVREEYANTFRTESYTEFWTRVLAYSKDESSTCLSRESTTSARLPSYRLFAEHLLDPDQSTVTRALSEAQCRPIIHSLLSDYFAHTANASLLCSHLLKEIDRVRVKYRSLKTILQCVPTNQIPSPMIMIHLTEFSNFLNPFGASSSPSARIRATQCQCSDLQKRLESSRDKARAKLQLVARLKCGSACLFVVITASFVVILVTHGFAMIVAVSGLASMNLASERKLAKVTSQLDAATKGTYIVNKDLETTSRLVARLNDELEYMKTTMRFWLERKKDKFQADGEVMRLLKKNQCSFSDQLDELEEHLFLCFMTINRARDLVLNQITNST, from the exons ATGAAGATCAAATTGGTTCGCCGAATCAAAAAATTGCTTTCGTGTTCTG AATGTAGCACCAGTTCCCCAAATCACCAAACTTGTGTGGACGTGCGTGAGGAATATGCCAACACATTCCGTACGGAGTCATACACTGAGTTTTGGACACGTGTCCTTGCATATTCCAAGGATGAATCCTCTACTTGTTTGTCTAGAGAGTCCACCACTTCGGCCAGGCTTCCCTCTTACCGTTTGTTTGCGGAGCATCTCTTGGACCCAGATCAGTCCACGGTTACTCGGGCCCTATCAGAAGCCCAATGTCGGCCCATAATCCATTCTCTCTTGTCTGACTATTTTGCACACACTGCTAATGCTTCTCTTCTTTGTAGTCATCTATTAAAGGAAATTGATCGTGTACGTGTGAAGTATAGGTCACTCAAGACCATCCTTCAATGTGTTCCAACTAATCAAATTCCTTCCCCAATGATAATGATACATTTAACTGAATTTTCCAACTTCTTGAACCCGTTTGGCGCATCCAGCTCGCCGTCGGCCCGGATTCGGGCTACCCAATGCCAATGCTCTGACTTGCAAAAGCGGCTTGAGTCAAGTCGTGACAAGGCGCGAGCCAAGCTTCAATTAGTTGCTAGGTTAAAATGTGGCTCGGCTTGCCTTTTTGTGGTAATTACAGCTTCATTTGTTGTGATTCTTGTGACTCATGGCTTTGCAATGATTGTGGCTGTGTCGGGATTGGCTTCCATGAATTTGGCTTCAGAAAGGAAGTTGGCTAAAGTGACATCTCAACTTGATGCAGCCACGAAAGGAACTTATATAGTTAATAAGGACTTGGAGACAACAAGTCGACTTGTGGCTAGACTAAATGACGAGTTAGAGTACATGAAAACAACAATGAGATTTTGGCTTGAGAGAAAAAAGGATAAGTTTCAAGCCGATGGTGAAGTGATGCGCTTGTTGAAGAAGAACCAATGTAGTTTTAGCGATCAATTGGATGAGTTGGAAGAacatttgtttttatgttttatgactATTAATAGGGCTAGAGACCTTGTGTTGAACCAGATCACTAACTCAACTTGA